A single Synergistaceae bacterium DNA region contains:
- a CDS encoding amidohydrolase, translating to MANQNDKKTLSNLIDAKAKLFTDVSDSIWEYVETRFALKKSADLLVSTLEKEGFAIERGVAGMEDAFIATYKNGDGGPVIGMLAEYDALPGLSQESGVFEKKPLQEGGNGHGCGHNALGTGSLAAAVGLKDFLAADGPRATVKFFGCPAEEGGSGKAFMARAGVFDGTDVFLTWHPMGETRVWGCSSLANYQVYFHFKGVSAHAAAAPEKGRSALDALELMSVGVNYLREHVIQEARIHYAYTNAGGMAPNVVQAEASALYFIRAPRSSQVKPIFERIVDIAKGAALMSGTTMEIEWDSACAEYIVNDALGRVIYENMRELGDLKFSPEEKEIARRYVATLPEGSNKGVAELIKKSFPDLTTEQVEAMAAEPLQEKLFPYFMTDVPMAGSTDVSDASWIAPTGQLIVGCYPTGAPSHSWQWVACGKSSFVHKGLLYAGKIMAMTALDVIGDPELVVKAKKEHQERLNGEKYACAIPKDVKPH from the coding sequence ATGGCAAATCAAAACGACAAAAAAACCTTGTCCAATCTGATTGACGCTAAAGCTAAACTCTTCACGGACGTCAGCGACAGTATATGGGAGTATGTGGAGACGCGCTTCGCTCTCAAAAAATCAGCGGACTTGTTAGTTTCCACTCTTGAAAAAGAGGGCTTTGCGATTGAGCGCGGAGTCGCGGGCATGGAGGACGCATTTATCGCGACTTACAAAAATGGGGACGGCGGTCCGGTCATCGGAATGCTGGCGGAGTACGACGCTCTGCCCGGTCTCAGTCAGGAAAGCGGCGTCTTCGAGAAAAAACCTCTCCAAGAGGGGGGAAACGGACATGGCTGCGGACACAACGCGCTGGGCACGGGGTCTCTCGCGGCGGCGGTGGGACTCAAGGATTTTCTGGCCGCGGACGGTCCGAGGGCGACGGTCAAGTTCTTCGGCTGTCCCGCGGAAGAAGGCGGATCGGGCAAGGCATTTATGGCACGAGCTGGGGTATTCGACGGGACGGATGTCTTTTTGACGTGGCATCCGATGGGGGAAACCCGCGTATGGGGATGTAGTTCGCTCGCCAATTATCAGGTTTATTTTCACTTCAAGGGGGTCAGCGCGCACGCGGCCGCGGCGCCGGAAAAAGGACGCAGCGCGCTCGACGCGTTGGAATTGATGAGCGTGGGGGTAAATTATCTTCGGGAGCATGTCATTCAAGAGGCGCGGATCCACTATGCCTACACGAACGCCGGAGGGATGGCTCCCAATGTTGTCCAGGCCGAGGCCAGCGCTCTTTACTTCATCCGTGCTCCCAGATCCAGCCAAGTCAAGCCCATATTCGAGAGGATCGTGGATATTGCCAAGGGAGCCGCTCTCATGTCCGGGACGACGATGGAAATCGAGTGGGACAGCGCTTGCGCGGAATACATTGTGAACGACGCGCTTGGCCGAGTGATATACGAAAATATGCGGGAACTCGGCGATCTGAAATTCTCGCCCGAGGAAAAAGAAATCGCCCGTCGGTACGTCGCCACTCTACCGGAGGGATCGAACAAAGGCGTCGCTGAGCTCATAAAAAAGAGTTTCCCCGATCTCACGACTGAGCAGGTGGAGGCGATGGCCGCCGAACCTCTCCAGGAAAAACTGTTCCCCTACTTTATGACTGACGTGCCTATGGCGGGGTCCACAGACGTCAGCGACGCCAGTTGGATTGCCCCCACGGGGCAGCTTATTGTGGGATGTTACCCCACAGGGGCGCCGAGTCATTCATGGCAGTGGGTGGCGTGTGGCAAGTCGTCGTTCGTTCACAAGGGCTTGCTCTATGCCGGCAAAATCATGGCCATGACGGCCCTCGACGTAATCGGCGACCCGGAGCTAGTCGTGAAAGCCAAAAAAGAACATCAGGAGAGATTAAACGGGGAAAAGTACGCCTGTGCCATTCCCAAAGACGTGAAACCCCACTGA
- a CDS encoding DUF5058 family protein: MNYLEVANSNLMFSLCFMVIVFVLLQAVLFIRVAWRRGKELGIDHAVMKKAMTNAAVFSIVPSLPIVVMLMVLSINLGKYFPWLRLSVVGSAVYESMAANMAATASGLSGFVDPGFDLPIFTMAMWIMSVGIVWGIVFNIFFMKSLDKISKKAKASNNQFVPIFSAALFIGMLSIMSAPYITNIQNVTAIVAFISSAIAVLICGHVAKATKIRAIDEFSLPISLIIGMTAAIVYTSIFVQQPL, encoded by the coding sequence TTGAATTATCTCGAAGTGGCAAACAGCAATTTAATGTTCTCTCTTTGTTTCATGGTCATTGTTTTTGTTTTGCTCCAAGCGGTCTTGTTCATCAGGGTAGCCTGGCGCCGGGGTAAGGAACTGGGAATTGATCACGCGGTCATGAAGAAAGCCATGACCAACGCCGCGGTTTTTTCTATCGTGCCGTCGCTGCCCATCGTGGTAATGCTGATGGTACTCTCCATCAACCTAGGGAAGTATTTCCCTTGGCTTCGTCTTTCGGTCGTCGGTTCAGCCGTGTATGAAAGCATGGCAGCGAACATGGCCGCCACAGCGTCCGGTCTATCGGGGTTCGTGGATCCAGGTTTCGACTTGCCGATTTTTACCATGGCTATGTGGATCATGAGTGTGGGTATTGTCTGGGGCATCGTTTTCAATATCTTTTTTATGAAGTCCCTCGACAAAATTTCTAAGAAAGCCAAGGCCTCCAATAACCAGTTCGTCCCCATCTTTTCGGCCGCCCTGTTCATTGGAATGTTGTCTATCATGTCCGCTCCGTACATCACCAATATCCAAAACGTTACGGCCATCGTCGCCTTCATCTCCTCCGCCATCGCGGTCCTCATCTGCGGACATGTCGCGAAGGCAACGAAAATCAGGGCCATCGATGAATTTTCTCTGCCAATCAGCCTCATCATAGGCATGACAGCGGCTATCGTCTACACAAGTATCTTTGTTCAACAGCCTCTTTAA
- a CDS encoding helix-turn-helix domain-containing protein codes for MRDEMFDLTLGSVGVYHRGMSRGIGVLMVLKGTVTVELNGFRRVLEADDIVIVNDRDIHSVQASSSNIVLALRIFPSFLERECPEILDYSYDCSLVSHGENSFEKSKFFYAEPLGTKSSSAKFFNAKRSLIRMMLARYRREDGYALEVKCVLLELLHNIYVNFRATPARGAKETHEDIGNIRNALSHIRENYRTGVDLADAAASVGMSPQYFSRLFKQKMGVGFLEYLNRLRLDSAVHELLRTNESILRIAVNNGFAGSKPFTVLFKKIYGQTPQSYRLSKPNSHTSKTPHGEKIERTIQWEVEENEKNNEKNEENSERFGNGRPFAGVEEHPGGHEGFNDLLKYVTLYDIHDSSRLKPSESISVSLLPTSGAKEEENKRKTALSLPPKIFKIGKLSEVMDERIREQLITVRKKMGGDYIYFQGIFGDGISPHQGGSYFKGYDYGRLFHFFMELGLTPFVRVDLSLAPEAIEGAVSDFMNALSENALLSQWGKKIRFEIVHSNAINSEVTELYPSDGAVPRFIARFDRICHELKAFSPLIRVGFHSVSSSRSEEWARLSEKLAGCKKAGCPPDFLSLTIDPALEEDYTALGASPRSIKAYGISQIEKVRRVSTECGISLPELFVTEWNTLSGRTPIESSTFFRAALIAAELLSYGESVSGTAYWLNSKSKELLTGKVDNRVLALFFEGRVKRPPYYLLYMIAKLEKNVVWRSEKVLVTSTGTDERAAYAVLISNPCYFDPRYSVNEAYVVMESIRVEVKLTDIPKGRYRVKVFFFEKKHSVVFDRWSKLGFPNLSDEDAADYLESAALPELNIFEDDIDAEYTLAPELGYNGVALYLFRRIVKVMDPNSVQSVQSVQ; via the coding sequence ATGCGGGACGAAATGTTCGACCTGACGCTCGGTAGCGTCGGAGTATATCATCGGGGTATGTCGCGTGGTATTGGAGTGCTCATGGTTCTCAAAGGGACCGTGACGGTGGAATTGAACGGCTTTCGTCGCGTTTTGGAAGCCGATGATATCGTGATCGTCAACGACAGGGACATCCACTCCGTTCAAGCCTCATCATCCAATATCGTGCTGGCTCTCAGAATCTTTCCGTCCTTCCTGGAGCGAGAGTGCCCAGAAATATTGGACTACAGCTATGACTGTAGTTTGGTTAGCCATGGAGAAAACTCCTTCGAAAAATCGAAGTTCTTCTACGCCGAACCTCTGGGTACAAAATCTTCCAGCGCAAAATTTTTCAATGCGAAACGTTCGCTTATTCGAATGATGCTTGCCCGTTACAGGCGCGAAGACGGGTATGCTCTGGAGGTCAAGTGTGTCCTACTGGAACTGTTGCACAACATTTACGTCAATTTTCGCGCGACCCCCGCGCGGGGCGCGAAGGAAACGCATGAAGACATCGGGAACATCCGCAACGCGCTTTCACACATTCGTGAAAATTACCGTACCGGCGTCGATCTTGCTGACGCGGCTGCCAGCGTTGGCATGTCGCCTCAGTATTTTTCCAGGCTCTTCAAACAAAAAATGGGCGTCGGTTTCCTGGAATACCTGAACAGACTCCGTCTCGACAGCGCGGTACACGAGCTACTGCGAACGAACGAGTCCATTTTGAGAATTGCTGTGAATAACGGATTCGCCGGCTCAAAGCCCTTCACGGTCCTTTTCAAAAAAATCTACGGCCAAACGCCTCAAAGTTACAGGTTGAGCAAGCCGAACTCACACACCTCGAAAACGCCCCACGGGGAAAAAATCGAGAGGACAATCCAATGGGAAGTCGAGGAAAATGAGAAAAATAATGAGAAAAATGAGGAAAATTCCGAGCGTTTCGGAAACGGCAGGCCGTTCGCCGGCGTCGAAGAACATCCCGGAGGGCATGAAGGGTTCAATGACCTGCTGAAGTATGTGACCCTGTACGATATTCATGATAGTTCCCGCCTGAAGCCGTCGGAGTCGATATCTGTTTCTCTTCTCCCGACGTCCGGCGCAAAGGAGGAGGAAAATAAGAGAAAAACCGCGCTTTCGCTTCCTCCGAAAATATTCAAGATCGGCAAATTGTCCGAGGTCATGGATGAGAGGATCCGTGAACAATTGATAACGGTGCGGAAAAAGATGGGCGGCGACTATATCTATTTCCAAGGGATCTTCGGGGACGGAATCTCGCCCCACCAAGGGGGTTCATACTTCAAAGGGTACGATTACGGGAGGCTCTTCCATTTTTTCATGGAGCTCGGCTTGACGCCTTTCGTTCGCGTAGACCTTTCTCTGGCGCCAGAAGCCATAGAGGGCGCTGTTTCGGATTTTATGAACGCGCTTTCGGAAAACGCCCTTTTGTCTCAGTGGGGGAAAAAGATCCGCTTCGAAATTGTCCACTCCAATGCGATAAACTCCGAAGTGACGGAGCTGTACCCAAGTGACGGAGCTGTACCCAGGTTTATCGCGCGCTTCGATAGAATTTGCCATGAACTGAAGGCATTTTCGCCGCTGATTCGGGTCGGTTTTCACTCCGTCTCCTCCAGCCGTTCCGAAGAATGGGCGCGTCTAAGCGAGAAACTGGCTGGCTGCAAAAAGGCGGGATGTCCCCCGGATTTCCTCTCGCTCACGATAGACCCGGCTCTGGAGGAGGATTACACGGCGCTCGGCGCGTCGCCCCGGTCAATTAAAGCCTACGGCATCTCACAGATCGAGAAAGTCCGGCGCGTCTCCACCGAGTGCGGTATCTCCCTTCCCGAACTTTTCGTGACGGAGTGGAACACGCTGTCGGGGCGCACTCCAATAGAATCGTCGACGTTCTTCCGCGCCGCGCTGATTGCCGCCGAGCTGCTCTCATATGGTGAAAGCGTGTCCGGAACAGCCTATTGGCTGAACAGCAAATCGAAGGAACTTCTGACCGGGAAAGTGGACAACCGGGTGCTCGCTCTCTTTTTCGAGGGACGCGTCAAGCGTCCTCCCTATTACTTGTTGTATATGATAGCCAAACTGGAGAAAAACGTTGTCTGGCGAAGCGAAAAGGTCCTCGTCACCTCGACGGGGACGGACGAGCGCGCCGCATACGCTGTACTGATTTCCAATCCCTGCTACTTCGATCCACGCTATTCCGTAAATGAAGCCTATGTTGTCATGGAGAGCATTCGCGTCGAAGTAAAGCTCACTGACATTCCCAAGGGGCGTTACCGCGTCAAAGTGTTTTTCTTCGAGAAAAAACACAGCGTCGTCTTCGACCGATGGAGCAAACTCGGCTTCCCGAACCTCAGCGACGAGGACGCGGCCGATTATCTTGAAAGCGCCGCGCTGCCTGAACTGAATATTTTTGAGGACGATATCGACGCCGAGTACACCCTCGCCCCGGAACTTGGTTACAACGGTGTGGCCCTGTATCTGTTTAGAAGAATAGTCAAGGTCATGGACCCCAATTCTGTTCAATCCGTTCAATCCGTTCAATGA
- the tsaD gene encoding tRNA (adenosine(37)-N6)-threonylcarbamoyltransferase complex transferase subunit TsaD, whose protein sequence is MSEASEAHQNFLTLGIETSCDDTAVAVLRGDREVLVELLSSQIADHAPFGGVVPEFAARKHLENLLPLVDAALKRAAVGGKDLDLIAVTRGPGLMGSLMVGVETARALSQAWNVPLLGVNHLEGHMFASLTEADLKPPFLSLIVSGGHTEIVRVDAFGEYSLLGATRDDAAGEAYDKAAKVMGLSYPGGPEIDKLAKEGNPSAFNFPVPLKNTNQVEFSFSGLKTALLWQVHRLREVENDPLPLADLCASFQRAVTDALISKVVLAVQQTGVKQVAISGGVAANSALRKAVINDRRWNAFLPSPSRCTDNAVMVAMAGRNAWNRGVRSSSPDPDPSLEFIHEKL, encoded by the coding sequence ATGAGCGAGGCAAGCGAGGCTCATCAAAATTTTTTGACCCTCGGCATCGAAACCAGTTGTGACGACACCGCGGTGGCGGTTCTGAGAGGCGACCGAGAGGTTCTGGTGGAGCTTCTGTCAAGCCAGATCGCGGACCATGCTCCCTTTGGCGGTGTGGTTCCTGAGTTTGCCGCGCGCAAACACCTGGAGAACCTTCTTCCCCTAGTCGACGCGGCATTAAAGCGCGCGGCGGTCGGTGGCAAAGACCTGGACCTCATCGCCGTCACCCGGGGCCCTGGCCTCATGGGATCCTTGATGGTGGGTGTGGAGACGGCGCGAGCCCTCTCACAGGCGTGGAACGTTCCTCTTCTAGGAGTCAACCATCTGGAAGGACACATGTTCGCGTCCTTGACGGAAGCGGATCTGAAGCCGCCGTTTTTGTCCCTGATCGTCTCCGGCGGGCACACGGAAATTGTCCGAGTGGACGCATTCGGAGAATATTCTTTATTGGGCGCGACCCGAGACGACGCGGCGGGAGAGGCCTACGACAAAGCGGCGAAAGTAATGGGGCTTTCCTACCCCGGCGGCCCCGAAATCGACAAGTTGGCCAAGGAGGGTAATCCGTCAGCCTTTAACTTTCCTGTCCCCCTGAAGAACACGAACCAAGTAGAGTTCAGCTTCAGCGGCCTCAAGACCGCGTTGCTTTGGCAGGTTCATCGTCTCAGAGAGGTCGAGAACGACCCTCTGCCCCTAGCAGACCTCTGTGCTTCTTTCCAGCGCGCGGTTACGGACGCGCTGATATCTAAGGTCGTTTTGGCCGTTCAACAGACGGGCGTCAAGCAGGTGGCGATCTCCGGAGGCGTGGCTGCCAACAGCGCGTTACGCAAAGCCGTGATAAACGACCGGCGGTGGAACGCTTTTTTGCCCAGTCCCTCACGCTGTACCGACAACGCCGTCATGGTGGCTATGGCCGGGCGAAACGCGTGGAATCGTGGTGTTCGGAGTTCTTCGCCAGATCCTGACCCCTCATTGGAGTTTATTCACGAAAAACTATAA
- a CDS encoding diguanylate cyclase: MSLLKLLSIRGLLVVVVLLASMPSLFILVEMNLDTSRQTLTLAFQSAAGLADNLATTQKIIDAWLFSALDLLIEEPGVKKLNVNSVTPLFKNITDKMPMLEDILLLNTSGDVLVSAKERESFDLWDGSFWEALPRFEPEGYPQVGGVISRCWSADLKVIDSNGPDAMVTGLAGSDLTSRYIPYVQSFASGYVLLLVKASYMEECIKHFPSAVNSLSQKWVLAIFDASGSIMAYRASLDFENAWERERQGKGISESLWDYIERHGETGSFRSLWDEKEDCITGYAKIRLPQLQGDSPVHAVAVVSYFLSDILNEERNTALRFLFLSLFFVLGGLLFALGVGRKLLVAPIDQLTTANERFAMGALSSRADIQSGIREMRVLSKSFDDMADALEMQELKRRSENALIKEQAHKDYLTGVYNRRGGLLELERHIKEAKERVALLSIFFIDIDFFKNINDEYGHNEGDKMLKRVTFLLERHLRSGDVLCRYGGDEFLVILPKCAMAAAEAVWDRIEKEIQHLNESGKVPYLISLSHGLALFDPLAPVSVDNLIGEADVKMYEEKAKRKATR; the protein is encoded by the coding sequence GTGTCTTTGTTGAAATTGTTGTCGATCAGAGGGCTTCTGGTGGTTGTGGTGCTATTAGCATCGATGCCTTCTTTGTTTATTCTTGTTGAGATGAATTTGGACACTAGCCGCCAGACTCTAACCCTAGCGTTCCAAAGCGCTGCGGGACTGGCGGATAATTTGGCGACCACCCAAAAGATTATTGATGCTTGGCTATTTTCGGCTCTCGATTTGCTGATCGAGGAACCAGGGGTAAAAAAACTCAACGTGAACAGCGTTACGCCATTGTTCAAAAACATAACGGACAAGATGCCGATGCTAGAGGATATTCTTCTGTTGAACACGAGTGGCGATGTACTGGTGTCGGCCAAGGAACGGGAATCTTTCGACTTGTGGGATGGTTCGTTCTGGGAAGCATTGCCACGTTTCGAGCCCGAAGGCTACCCTCAGGTTGGCGGCGTGATTTCGAGGTGTTGGTCCGCAGACTTGAAAGTTATAGATTCTAATGGCCCGGACGCGATGGTTACGGGATTGGCGGGCAGCGATTTGACGTCGCGTTACATTCCCTACGTTCAGTCATTCGCTTCTGGATACGTCCTACTACTCGTAAAGGCTTCCTACATGGAAGAATGTATAAAACATTTCCCCTCCGCTGTCAATAGTCTATCCCAGAAGTGGGTATTGGCCATCTTTGACGCTTCGGGATCCATCATGGCGTATCGCGCGTCTTTGGACTTCGAGAACGCATGGGAGCGGGAACGGCAGGGAAAAGGAATCAGTGAATCTCTCTGGGATTACATCGAAAGACATGGCGAAACGGGTTCTTTCAGGAGCCTGTGGGATGAAAAAGAAGATTGCATCACTGGTTACGCGAAAATACGCCTGCCCCAACTTCAAGGTGATTCGCCAGTGCACGCCGTTGCCGTAGTTTCCTATTTCTTGTCCGATATTTTGAACGAAGAAAGAAACACCGCGCTGAGATTTCTGTTTTTGTCCCTGTTTTTCGTTTTGGGAGGGCTTTTGTTCGCGTTAGGCGTGGGCAGAAAACTGCTGGTAGCACCGATCGATCAACTCACCACTGCCAACGAACGTTTCGCGATGGGAGCTTTGTCGAGCCGGGCGGATATTCAGTCCGGCATTCGAGAAATGAGAGTGCTTTCCAAATCCTTTGACGACATGGCCGATGCGCTGGAAATGCAGGAATTGAAAAGACGTTCGGAAAACGCGCTGATCAAAGAGCAGGCTCACAAGGATTATCTGACGGGGGTGTACAACAGGCGGGGAGGCTTGTTGGAGCTGGAGAGGCACATCAAAGAAGCGAAGGAGCGCGTGGCGCTTCTTTCCATATTTTTTATCGACATCGACTTTTTCAAGAACATCAACGACGAATATGGCCACAATGAGGGCGACAAAATGTTGAAACGGGTGACATTTCTCCTGGAACGCCATTTGCGCTCCGGCGACGTTCTGTGTCGTTACGGGGGAGACGAGTTTTTGGTCATACTTCCAAAGTGTGCAATGGCGGCCGCCGAAGCCGTCTGGGATCGCATCGAGAAGGAAATTCAGCACTTGAACGAAAGCGGGAAAGTGCCATACCTCATCTCGTTGAGCCATGGCTTAGCCCTTTTC